In Nicotiana tabacum cultivar K326 chromosome 11, ASM71507v2, whole genome shotgun sequence, a single window of DNA contains:
- the LOC107794927 gene encoding uncharacterized protein LOC107794927 yields the protein MHCVLLSEIVSNEPDSMTFKVFDRDIKFTRDAFHIITGLKSYSSLDMKGLNEKENRLLRVYFPGKDKIELADLYSFIFSRPHGTTSSFAGSDDDALKLATLYFVESVLLGKRKNRNVSEQIMKIVDDDALCASFNWGSLAYETLLKSLKSCLKSNENDVQKEKEKEKDIDSYTLVGFPFAFCVWIMEVLPIFQEKQFVNFKEVGYPRMLCYFEMKSPQFDALCRKYFHNKKVS from the coding sequence ATGCACTGTGTATTGCTTTCTGAAATTGTTAGTAATGAACCTGATTCGATGACCTTCAAGGTATTTGACCGCGATATTAAGTTTACTCGTGATGCATTCCATATTATTACTGGTTTGAAGTCTTATTCATCGCTTGACATGAAAGGTTTAAATGAGAAAGAGAATAGGCTTTTAAGAGTTTATTTCCCTGGAAAGGACAAAATTGAGTTGGCTGATTTGTATAGTTTTATTTTTAGTCGCCCACATGGTACAACTTCATCATTTGCTGGCAGTGATGATGATGCTTTGAAGTTGGCAACACTCTATTTTGTTGAGTCGGTTTTGTTGGGCAAGAGGAAAAATAGGAATGTGTCGGAGCAAATAATGAAAATTGTTGACGATGATGCACTTTGCGCTTCCTTCAACTGGGGCTCTCTTGCTTATGAAACGCTATTAAAATCATTGAAGAGTTGCTTGAAATCAAATGAGAATGATGTtcagaaggagaaagagaaagaaaaagatattgATAGCTACACTTTAGTTGGCTTTCCTTTTGCGTTTTGTGTCTGGATTATGGAAGTACTTCCTATTTTCCAAGAGAAACAATTTGTGAACTTCAAAGAAGTTGGTTATCCTCGAatgttatgttattttgaaaTGAAGTCTCCACAATTTGATGCTCTTTGTAGAAAATATTTCCATAATAAAAAAGTAAGTTAA